One window of Anaerotignum faecicola genomic DNA carries:
- the trhA gene encoding PAQR family membrane homeostasis protein TrhA has translation METVIGKKMKFRARDSLSALTHFIGFLAVIPPVICLLERSETTAQVVSFAIFGISLLLLYGASTIYHTLCLAPEKIAFLRRIDHMMIFVLIAGTYTPVCMVILPGIWGKALLAAVWGIAIFGIFMKIFWMNAPRWLSTLIYVGMGWLAVAAFIPLKRAIGWGGLGMLLAGGIVYTIGAVIYALKKPNLAILKSFGFHEIFHVFVMLGSAFHIAFMFLYVL, from the coding sequence ATGGAAACAGTAATCGGGAAAAAAATGAAATTTCGTGCAAGAGATTCGCTTAGCGCACTGACGCATTTTATCGGCTTTCTGGCGGTGATTCCGCCTGTTATCTGCTTGCTGGAACGATCGGAAACAACGGCGCAGGTGGTTTCCTTCGCAATCTTCGGCATTTCTCTGCTTTTGCTATATGGTGCAAGCACAATTTATCATACCCTGTGCCTTGCTCCCGAAAAAATTGCGTTTTTAAGACGAATTGACCACATGATGATTTTCGTTTTAATCGCAGGAACCTATACACCTGTCTGCATGGTAATCCTCCCCGGTATATGGGGAAAGGCTTTGCTTGCGGCAGTATGGGGGATTGCAATTTTCGGCATTTTTATGAAAATCTTCTGGATGAATGCACCGCGTTGGCTCTCTACGCTGATTTATGTCGGCATGGGCTGGCTTGCGGTTGCGGCGTTTATTCCGTTGAAAAGAGCCATCGGCTGGGGCGGACTGGGGATGCTTCTGGCAGGCGGCATTGTGTATACCATCGGTGCGGTGATTTATGCGCTGAAAAAGCCCAATCTCGCGATTCTGAAAAGCTTCGGCTTCCATGAGATTTTCCATGTATTCGTAATGCTTGGCTCTGCTTTCCATATCGCATTTATGTTTTTATATGTTCTGTAA